A single genomic interval of Labeo rohita strain BAU-BD-2019 chromosome 13, IGBB_LRoh.1.0, whole genome shotgun sequence harbors:
- the wnt8b gene encoding protein Wnt-8b: MFMHLEVYYYAFILMAHMKSCCSWSVNNFLMTGPKAYLIYSSSVAAGAQSGIEECKYQFAWDRWNCPERALQLSTHSGLRSANRETAFFHAISSAGVMYTLTRNCSLGDFDNCGCDDTRNGQRGGQGWLWGGCSDNVGFGEAISKQFVDALETGQDARAAMNLHNNEVGRKAVKGTMQRTCKCHGVSGSCTTQTCWLQLPEFREVGNYLKEKYHRAVKVDLLRGAGNSAASRGAIAETFSSISRKELVHLEDSPDYCLENRTLGLPGTEGRECLRKGKNLSKWEKRSCKRLCGECGLAVEERRAETVSSCNCKFHWCCAVKCEQCRKTVTKYYCVKRTKRVKNDSASRRKSYRLKKKH, translated from the exons ATGTTCATGCATTTGGAGGTTTATTATTACGCTTTCATCCTGATGGCTCACATGAAGTCTTGCTGCAGTTG GTCAGTGAATAATTTCCTGATGACTGGCCCAAAG GCCTACTTGATCTACTCCAGCAGTGTGGCTGCAGGAGCTCAAAGTGGGATTGAAGAGTGCAAGTATCAGTTTGCGTGGGACCGCTGGAACTGCCCGGAGAGGGCTCTTCAGCTCTCCACCCACAGTGGACTCAGAAGCG CAAACAGAGAGACAGCGTTTTTCCATGCCATCAGCTCTGCTGGAGTCATGTATACCCTTACAAGGAATTGCAGCCTCGGTGACTTTGACAACTGCGGATGTGACGACACCAGGAATGGCCAAAGAG GTGGTCAAGGATGGCTATGGGGAGGCTGCAGCGATAACGTTGGATTCGGAGAGGCTATCTCCAAGCAGTTTGTGGATGCACTGGAAACGGGACAGGACGCACGAGCCGCCATGAACCTGCACAACAACGAAGTAGGACGCAAG GCTGTGAAAGGAACCATGCAGAGGACGTGCAAGTGCCATGGAGTGTCTGGCAGCTGCACCACTCAGACCTGCTGGCTGCAGTTGCCCGAGTTCCGAGAGGTGGGCAACTACCTAAAGGAGAAATATCACAGGGCCGTCAAGGTGGACCTGTTGCGCGGCGCAGGCAACAGCGCAGCCAGCCGCGGCGCCATCGCCGAGACCTTCAGCTCCATCTCGCGCAAAGAGCTGGTGCACTTGGAGGACTCCCCCGACTACTGCTTGGAGAACCGCACTCTGGGCCTGCCGGGAACGGAGGGCCGTGAGTGCTTGAGGAAGGGCAAGAATCTGAGCAAATGGGAGAAGCGTAGCTGCAAGCGGCTGTGCGGAGAGTGTGGCCTGGCTGTGGAGGAGCGCAGGGCTGAAACCGTGTCCAGCTGCAACTGCAAATTCCACTGGTGCTGCGCTGTAAAATGCGAGCAGTGCCGCAAAACTGTCACAAAGTACTACTGTGTCAAGAGAACCAAACGGGTCAAGAACGATAGTGCCAGCCGGAGGAAAAGCTACCGGTTGAAGAAGAAGCACTAG